The genomic region aagctacattgtagccacagccattctggggcacactgacaggtGGCTGGCTTCACCTGGATGATACATAAGGTGTGCAGAATAAGCTGCAGGGATTTAGGTGAGCTACAAGTCATGCAGGTAATCAGATATTTGTAGACTTGGTCCTGATATCTGGGATTTCCGTGGGACAGGGACTCCAAAAGGACCGACGCTGCCTCTTTGGTTTCATCTCTGTTTGATGTGGACAGGCACTCGCCTATGACTTTAACACctggaaacaaagcaaaagaagCATTACTGATAAAATAAACTATATTGTAGGCTGTTTTAAAATCTgatctaaaatctaaaataaatttaCATATGCCACAGACAAATGTGAAATTTACCGTGACTTTCACAGATGATCTCCTTGTACTTGCGACCTGCTTTTGAGACAGTGAGTAGAAGTTTGATGGCTCCGGCCTTGTCATCATCTTTGCTCTGAGAGTGGCTCAAAATGTCCAGCAGAGTGAGAGCTCCCCCATCCTCCAGGAAGTTAATCAGATACTGATCACTGATCAAATCAGAAAGATGGTTTATTGAAAGAAAACATCTGTTGGCCTAAAGATATTTTTGCAGATTACAGTCCCGCATTTTGGGTCACTTACTGACAAGAAGCAGACAGGAAAATCCCAAGTGCTTTCAGCTGAAGTCCCAGGAAGGTGCCTAACATGTAACTGAAGTATTAGTAAAGGGTTGTCCAGTTGGAGGCACATTCTGAAAACTTTATTCTGATATTTTATGCTAGAATATATTCAGCACCATTTGGCTGTATGTGTAtaacaaaaaatatgttttatgatttaaatgtgttgttttcacaTGTTATGCAGGCCCCTCAAAATCAAGATAGTCCCAAACCCGTGCAGGTTTAACCAGCAGTAGACTTAAATTAAGCCTCATTTAAGTCTTCAAAATAAATCCTGCAGGACTTACGCAAGGAAACACGAATCCCACTACTATTTGGAAATATTTACACCCCACCCAGGACACGTTTTTTGAGCtgtacaaaaaatatatgtCCAAAACTAACAGTTTTCCTAGACCACGGCTGAATAAAGGATACGTGAGCTTCATCCATGTGGTAAGTCGAGCTAGGAAGAGACTGGCGACCTGCGCAAACTCCAGCTCCAGCTCATAAAACGTCTTCCCCGTGTTTTGAGTCACAAAGGTGCTCAACATGCGACCGCGGACCCTCATGTCACCGCGGTCCCATTCCCGAAGAAAGCTGAGAACTTTGCCGATGTTAGCTTGTTGCTCTTGTGTTGACATCGTTTTGTTGCCTTGCTTATCGCTGGTAAACCGAAATTAAGCAACAGTGAAGAAGCAGAGCCAGAAATCTGAATAATTATCCAGAGATACAGAATAACATCTTAAATTCAGAGGCTTGATTTTGGTAGCTTTCTTCCTCTATCTCTGGTTTGCTGCTGCTAACTCGCGGTTGCTTAGTAACGGCCACACACTGGCACCCGGAAACTTGGTGGGAGGAAAATCAGAAGAACTTCTGACACTACTGCCGCTAAAGACAACTAGGAGTGGAGTTGACATCTTTAACATGGTGAAGGAGTTTTTCGCGGAGAAAAAGGTACCTTTGGAAAAGCTGGTATCGCTGACTACCGACGGAGCTCCTGCTATGATCGTCAGACATGCATTCTATCACTTGTACTGTGCTGTAATTAATAAACTAACATGTGTTATTATCCAAATGTTACTGCAGGAAAAGCATTTTTTCGCAGATCAATGTTGAAGCTACAGTTAATAACGAAGGTTTGCATCTTTTCGCTGTAACATATGAAATGTATCACAATAACGTTTATTGAACTGTGTATTTGCCACCTATTAAAGGTCTTTTATATAGTGTCTCCGTCGCTTACGGCCATACCACCCTGAACACGCCCGATctcgtctgatctcggaagctaagcagggtcgggcctggtcagtacttggatgggagaccgcctgggaataccaggtgctGTAAGCTTTTTCGCTTCTACACACAAACCGCAGAGGGCGCTGCTGCTCAATCAGTGGAGACAGCTTCAGTAAATACTCACTGATAACATTTCTAAAACTTGGAAAATGCTGACTTTTAAAAGCTTCGTAACAGGTTTCTTCAGGCCGGTTCTCTGGTTGTGAAAGTCCAGCGACAAAAAGGATCCTCATTTTTTCCTAGAGAACATTgaacaaatgtatttttcttttttagatctATAGTTTATTCATTTGACCTACATTTGGTATGACATTTTAAAGAGTTTTACCTTTGTGACTTCGAAATATTATCTTATATATTATACTTAAAGATTTTATCTAAAAATATACGTATTTAACTTTATTATAATGATTTTATTTCAGACAATGTGATGTAACTTGATACAAATAGTTGTTTTCTGTCTGACAGAACAGGAAGCATCAACTTCATAGTAGctatttgcataattaagacaTCAACTATAAGTGTTCCCTAAATTTCCTGCACACATGAAGAATTCCCATTCAAAAAATCCTGTGTTGATTAAGGATGGCAGTTATTTCCTGAAACAGAGAGCACTCACCTCAAACCACGGCTTGGGCTCTCTAGCCAGTCTCCTGGATAGAGggtggactctgtctcagtctggagttgcccctggtgaaaggcggcgggctggggtgggtatcctattatcccctcggcttgctgcctgtACGTTGGGGTTTCTCCcagtggacgagagggtttgttccctgggCCTTCAGGTTGGGGAACAGgccctgactgtcatctgcgcttgtGCACTGAATGGAGGtccagagtacccagccttcttggagTCCCTGTGTGGCGTGCTGGAGGGTGATCCACCTggggactctgttgtcctgctggcaGACATCAATGCTCATGTGGGCAATGACAGTGAGACCTGGAGGGGTGTGATCGGCAGGAATGGCCTCCCGGATCTGATctgagcagtgttttgtttttagacttCTGTGCAAGCCACAGTCTAGCCATGTGGAAAAGCaagttcgaacataagagtgtaaTCAGTCCATTTGAGGATTCAggggtgaccctgaatcctcccttagctatgctgcaataggtgtaggctgctggggaattcccatgatgcatgagtatttcttcttcagtcacctttctcactcactatgtattaatagacctctctgcattgaatcacacTTGTTATCAATCTGTGtccctcttccacagcatgtctttcatcctgtcttcctcccctcaccccaaggtcacggcagatggctggCCCTcatgcattattgtagggtctaccttacaatataaagcgccttgaggcaactgttgttgttgtttggtgctgcttaaatgaaattgaattgaaatcgAATCAGCAGCTCACAGTCCCAAACCAGGTAGCAAAGACATAGTTCTTACATGGCTTCATCAATTCTGTGAACTGCATACTTATAAAAAGAGTTTTCACTTTGGAAAGTGGGATGGTTTTCTGGAAATTGTATGAAAAGATTTGCAATTTCAATATAATAAGACAGACACTAGCCAGAAGCCATTTTGAGAATGCAGTGGGGAGAGGTGAAAGTGATTTTAATCTTCCTTGTATAGACGTATTGGAAATGCAAACATTTGATTGGAAAGATATTATTTTAGACTCAGAGGAAAGATTCATACAGCAAGTCAGTGAAAAGTAATTTTTGGAGAGCCATAGGTTTACACAAATGGGAAGaaatctttagtttttttttttttttacctgataaATATCTTGACATGTTGACTGCAATCAGATGACACATGAGTGTGCAAATGACTGAGGTCTGGATGCAAAGCTTGGAGGTTTGAATTCAGAGAGGATGACTGTGAGCATAGATGGTCTCTATGTTATATAGATACAGTCTGTGTTGTTTAGGCCTCATTACTATGCACATTTTCACTAGATATTAGAACAACATTAAGAAAAAATGCCTTTGAttattttgagaataaagtcagaattTTGAGATTAGAGTCAAAAATGTATTTCGAAAAAAAAGGTTGAAATGTGAGGATTACCCTTGTTGTCCAAAGACATACTGCTACGGCTGCTATACCCTCTATAAAATGCCTTGTTTAGGCGAGTTATTGAAACAAATTGATCAGCCGTTTTGTCATACAGCATACATCCCCTTGCATTTATAGATGTAACTATCGATAACCTTTCTGTCTGTCCATTACAAGCCATTTTCTTGTGTGCAAATTCATTCTTCAacaattgtgtgtttttccatccaGATGCAGTTTTCTGCACCATCTTATCAATGTTCTTATACTGATCACCACATTGTGTTTACATGCTAATAGAGAAATCATTTCCTTCCTGTTACCAAAACCGATTCTGAAGTACAATTTCACTCAGAGGATATAGCAACCATGGCAGTTTGTAATCTGTAGTCTccacatttaaacttttttcttgaaatactatttcaacttttttctcaattattttttcttattgtgGCCCTAATACTCGTTTGTACACCTTCAGGGAATTATTCAGATGTAGGAGGAGCACTGGAATTAACAGGAGTACTTGAGTGCTTCCCAATTGAtagtgaaaaaaattaaatcaggtGTCATTTCCCCTTTTTGTGTTTCACAACTTGTGATTacacttttgtttatttattactcttttaattatttcttggctttttttcttttactttatgATTTATGATCTATTAGCTGCATCAAGCTCAATGTTCCTCTTTGTGGAAATGTTTTACCCAAACGCTGATAGCTCAATTTCCATATTTTTCCCATAAACCCCATTCGTAAACATGAAAGCTTCCTGTTCACTGGGGGTTTCTTTACCAGATGTGTTAGCCATGCTCACAATTGTCTAATTTTATCTAGCATGCTCAAGTCTCCTATAGACCCTGAATACAAACAGGCATGGGATTCTATTTTTGACACCAAGTTTGTTGTGgaaatctgaaataaaatgaGGTGCACACAACCATGCTGTTTTCATTTGCTTATTTAACTTTGGGGGTCAAACAACAGTACAGACAGCACGCCAGCAGAATTACAAGCACAGAAACATATAAAGTTACAAGTTATCTACATCCCATggtcataaaatacatttagaacATTGTAATAAAAGATAACTTGAACATCAACACTTGCTGTAATTGAAAGAATCCATGGTGACAGAATAAAGTGATAAGGAGCTTTGAATTCAATTAGGTCAGCTTGACAGAGCGAAGTAGCAgaatctttttaattttcacttttgGTTACATCGACAGAGCAATCAGGAATGCTTAAATTACACCTCTGAGAATCTTGTCGATCCATTGACGGTATTTTGAGATGTCCGTATAGACATTGGGTACATCTGGGTATTTGCagtttaaatttttgttgaaagaAACAACACCAACTGCGAACCCATTGCAGACCAGAGGACCACCGGAATCTCCCTGTGAGGAGgacatattttaattttgtcagTTTATATTaagtgttttatatattttgcaaAATCTAATTAGTATATAttgaagagacagaaaacatacCTGACAGAATCCTTTATTTGTTCCATAGCCACCTGCACAGATAACTTTGTTAGGAAGATCAGGCCAGTTTTTCTTACAGATTTGATGTTGAATGACAGGAACGTTCACCACTCTCAGCTCATTAGGTAGAGTGTAATTTTCAGTGAAACCCCATCCAGCCACCTGGCACACTTCATTTTCTTGTAGTTTTATTTCAGCATGTGGAAGCTGAATTATCCTTGCTGTGCGGTCTAGTTGAACTTTCCTAGATAACTGAAGACACacaacatgaaatgaaaatttgaaatgtctgttttcatacagtAACCCTTTTGCTGTGATGAAATTTGAATTATAACGCCACAAATATAGGGTCTTATAATTCATGTGAAACTGTTACAACTATGAATATGTACATACTTTAAGGAGCATGATGTCATCACCATATTGAACATTTCTATAATTTTCAAACTTGATGGATTTTTTAATCTCTATTTTTTCATGATGGTCGTTGAGATTGTGGCTTCCAAGAACAACGTGTGTAAGGTTCCTGAAGAAGTAATCAATGAGACTTGGTCAGTACATTTTATAAAAGCGTACTGACCACAAAAGACGTTGGATTACTTACAACTTACTTACTCATTGTCACAGTGTGCAGCAGTGACCACAAAGTCTTCAGCGATGAGAAATCCTCCGCATATATGACCATGTTTGTTCTGCACTGAGGCCATATAAAGCATTGAGTTCTTTGCTGCCTTTTCCCCATGTATAATATCACTTCCATGCCCTAAAAAAGTAAAACCAAAATTAAGTTAATGTCCCAACAAATGGTTGGAAATTGATAACAAAGACTTGCAGTTCTTACCGAGGCATGCAAGAAGATGGAACAGTAGAAGTTTTTGCAGACCGTGCATGATGTTAGCCAAACGGTGAACTGTTTCTGGTAGGAGCATCAAGGAGACCTTTTTATAGGGTGTTTTGCCTTGTTGATAAGTATGATAATAATCACTCTCATTTTGACTTTGAACCACATCCTTTTCACCCACCCAAGCCACCCCCACTTTGAGAAATGTGAGAAATGTTGCGaatgtcttttttgtgttttattatggATGCataaaaccaagaaaaaaaaccttacaTCCGATGACCAAATGCTGATCAAACAACTTTTTTAAGGAGCCAAATTTTGTGTGCTTTCTTTCCCAGGCAAGCTTACATATCAGCTCAGAAAGTGAAAGTGTAACACAATACAGAAACAGTGTAATTACGATACCTTTTTAAAGTCTCACCTTtgcaaaacaatattttttaactGAGTTTTAACTTTGTGGATACTACACCATCACAAGAGCAACTAAACACCCTGCTGCTGGTGACCTTCTACAGATCCACCATCGAGAGCCTGCTCACCTATGCAGTGACAGTGTGGCATgccagctgcagacaggaagagactgcaGAGGGTGGTAAACACAGCGCAAAAAATCATCcttgtctgccatctataactCCCGTTGTCTCAGCAGGGCCAGA from Astatotilapia calliptera chromosome 23, fAstCal1.2, whole genome shotgun sequence harbors:
- the armh1 gene encoding armadillo-like helical domain containing protein 1 encodes the protein MSTQEQQANIGKVLSFLREWDRGDMRVRGRMLSTFVTQNTGKTFYELELEFAQVASLFLARLTTWMKLTYMLGTFLGLQLKALGIFLSASCHDQYLINFLEDGGALTLLDILSHSQSKDDDKAGAIKLLLTVSKAGRKYKEIICESHGVKVIGECLSTSNRDETKEAASVLLESLSHGNPRYQDQVYKYLITCMTCSSPKSLQLILHTLCIIQRKMKTAHYSIVEPLLNTLRSLHLEVQDEAIKLILDLKHYDVKAVLLTGLVALLRPIKEKEHQHQISKESEMTEMTGSFPVLVQQAAAAKTIRLLAEEDQELSRELLSLGVIQHLLHTMGNREHPDGQIQASLTLEYFVVSFPVVEDQVQRVMGSALFAEFKNKADTVYMNMNETEAEMLLTNQINMSQVLNGNKSDS
- the LOC113016181 gene encoding mast cell protease 1A-like — its product is MLLPETVHRLANIMHGLQKLLLFHLLACLGHGSDIIHGEKAAKNSMLYMASVQNKHGHICGGFLIAEDFVVTAAHCDNENLTHVVLGSHNLNDHHEKIEIKKSIKFENYRNVQYGDDIMLLKLSRKVQLDRTARIIQLPHAEIKLQENEVCQVAGWGFTENYTLPNELRVVNVPVIQHQICKKNWPDLPNKVICAGGYGTNKGFCQGDSGGPLVCNGFAVGVVSFNKNLNCKYPDVPNVYTDISKYRQWIDKILRGVI